The Actinomycetota bacterium genome includes the window ATATTTGCCGCCGGCAAAAAATAGATTTTATATTGGCGGTGGGCGGAGGCAGCGTCATTGACTCTGCTAAAGCAATTGCAGCCGGAGTTCATTATGAAGGCAGCCTTTGGGACTTCTTTGAAGGAAAGGCCAGTCCCCGGAAGGTTCCGCCTGTGGGAGTAGTATTAACCATACCTGCTGCCGGAAGCGAGTCCAGTGATGTAACTGTAATTACCAAAGAAGAGGGGTTAATAAAAAGGGGATACCATAATCATCTGCTTAGGCCTAAATTTGCCATACTTAATCCTGAATTTACCTATACTTTGCCTGCATTCCAGACCGCAGCCGGTGCTGCAGACATAATGGCCCATGTAATGGAAAGGTACTTTACCCATACCAGGAATGTGGATCTTACAGACAGGCTGTGTGAATCCACCTTAAAGACAGTTATAAAACATACACCCCTGGCCCTTGAAAATCCCCGGGACTATAATGCCAGGGCTGAAATAATGTGGGCCGGCACCATTGCCCATAATGGTATTTTGGGAACAGGACGGGAGGAAGACTGGGGGTCCCATAAAATTGGGCATGAGCTCAGTGCTATTTACGGACTGACCCATGGTGCTTCACTAGCCATAGTATTTCCCGCCTGGTTAAAATATACTTATAAGCAAAACCTGCCGTTGATGGCCCAGTTTGCTTTTAGGGTATTTGAAATAGAAATAGATTATAATAACCTGGAGCA containing:
- a CDS encoding iron-containing alcohol dehydrogenase; the protein is MENFEYQNSTRIVFGKDSDGKLGSLVKEYGTKVLLHYGGGSIKENGIYDRVIKTLRAGDISVVELPGVRPNPILGLVQEGIDICRRQKIDFILAVGGGSVIDSAKAIAAGVHYEGSLWDFFEGKASPRKVPPVGVVLTIPAAGSESSDVTVITKEEGLIKRGYHNHLLRPKFAILNPEFTYTLPAFQTAAGAADIMAHVMERYFTHTRNVDLTDRLCESTLKTVIKHTPLALENPRDYNARAEIMWAGTIAHNGILGTGREEDWGSHKIGHELSAIYGLTHGASLAIVFPAWLKYTYKQNLPLMAQFAFRVFEIEIDYNNLEQTAVKGIGSLEKFFKDIGLPVKLSEAQIGNQRWKEMAAKCTATGPKGNFIKMYDQDIINILEIAR